In the Solanum pennellii chromosome 5, SPENNV200 genome, one interval contains:
- the LOC107019698 gene encoding uncharacterized protein LOC107019698, with translation MAKVVKVDHRVKDYLEDAGYEKWSRVHSIINRGRMMTSNIAECINGCLVDARKLTIIDFLEEARLLFVFWNYENRKIASYTKDTLGRRFEEILIVNASKSSKMKVVPSSEYIFSVHEAGRRYIVCLERKTCTCERFLHDEIPCAHAIAVLKHKNVTNLHPYCSDYYKSYALEKTYEVAMVPMPDKEERNVPDYILDEIVQPPRYRRLAGRPRKRRKKNADEKITVNNNSCGQCK, from the exons atggctAAGGTGGTGAAAGTTGATCATAGGGTGAAGGATTACCTTGAAGATGCTGGTTATGAGAAGTGGTCAAGAGTTCATTCAATCATAAACAGAGGTAGAATGATGACTTCGAACATCGCTGAGTGTATCAATGGATGCCTTGTCGATGCACGTAAGTTAACTATAATAGACTTCTTGGAGGAAGCTAGACTTCTATTTGTTTTTTGGAActatgaaaatagaaaaatagcGTCATATACAAAGGACACATTGGGCCGAAGATTTGAGGAGATATTGATTGTAAACGCATCTAAAAGTTCAAAGATGAAG GTTGTTCCATCATCTGAATATATTTTCTCAGTTCATGAAGCCGGAAGAAGATACATTGTATGCCTTGAGAGAAAAACTTGCACATGTGAAAGGTTTCTACATGATGAGATACCTTGCGCACACGCAATTGCAGTTTTGAAGCACAAGAATGTTACAAATTTGCACCCATATTGCTCTGATTACTACAAGTCTTATGCATTAGAAAAAACGTACGAGGTTGCAATGGTTCCAATGCCAGATAAGGAGGAGAGGAACGTTCCAGACTATATTTTAGATGAAATTGTCCAGCCACCTAGGTATAGAAGGTTGGCTGGACGACCAAGAAAGCGAAGAAAGAAAAATGCGGATGAGAAAATAACAGTGAACAATAATTCTTGTGGGCAATGTAAATAA